The window ACCTTAATTTTTGCCCCAAGACGCTGAAGCTCAGCGACATGCATAAAACGATTTTCGAAGATGGTCTCATGTACTGCACTGATACCTGAGGCAAGAGTCATGAGCGCCATGAACTGGGCTTGCAGGTCAGTTGGATATCCTGGATATGGCGAAGTGGTTATGTCGGTGCCCTTCAGTGGACCAGGTGTTGCGCTGCCATTCGGCTGACGAACCGTGATTGTTGATTCGGTTTCCTCGATTCTGAGACCTGTAGCCCGCAGCTTCTCGAGCAGTGACGGCAGATGCGACGGATTACAATGGGTCACAACCCCCTCTCCACCGGTCGCGGCAATGGCTATCAGATAGGTACCTGTCTCTATTCGATCCGGAATGATTGCACAATTTGCCGGATTCAAGTTCTCGACACCGTGAATTGTGAGTCTGTCGGTATCCCGTCCTTCGATCCTGGCACCCATACCGTTCAGCATGTCTACCAGATTGCCGACTTCAGGCTCCCTGGCCGCATTTTTTATGACAGTGGTACCTTCTGCCTGCACGGCAGCCATCAGCAGATTCTCGGTACCAGTCACAGACGGAAGGTCAAAATAGATTGTGTTGCCTTTCATCCTGCCATCTATGGTGGCGTCAACATACCCACCCTCAAGATCACATGTCACACCAAGCAGTTCCAATCCGTTAATATGGTAGTTGATAGGTCTTGCACCAATAGCACAACCACCGGGCAGGGAAACCCTTGCTCTGCCAAGCCTGGCAAGTAATGGTCCGAGTACGAGCACGGAGGCACGCATGGTCTTAACCAGATCATATGGTGCTTCACCTGATTCGAGATCGGTGGAATCAATTTTCAGAACGTCTCCATTCCGCTCTGATCGCACACCAAGGTTCTCCAACAGCT of the Desulfosediminicola ganghwensis genome contains:
- the murA gene encoding UDP-N-acetylglucosamine 1-carboxyvinyltransferase; the protein is MEKLIIEGGVKLEGEVRISGAKNAALPLIAATLLAPGEHVLKNVPDLRDTRTMLKLLENLGVRSERNGDVLKIDSTDLESGEAPYDLVKTMRASVLVLGPLLARLGRARVSLPGGCAIGARPINYHINGLELLGVTCDLEGGYVDATIDGRMKGNTIYFDLPSVTGTENLLMAAVQAEGTTVIKNAAREPEVGNLVDMLNGMGARIEGRDTDRLTIHGVENLNPANCAIIPDRIETGTYLIAIAATGGEGVVTHCNPSHLPSLLEKLRATGLRIEETESTITVRQPNGSATPGPLKGTDITTSPYPGYPTDLQAQFMALMTLASGISAVHETIFENRFMHVAELQRLGAKIKVDGHTAVVDGCSMNGLNGARVMATDLRASSSLVIAGLAASGRTEISRIYHLERGYEGLVDKLTALGARVWKEQE